From one Microthrixaceae bacterium genomic stretch:
- a CDS encoding TIGR03960 family B12-binding radical SAM protein has protein sequence MTVWNRLEPLLGKVQKPARYIGCEDGAQTPEHRPEAAAWLLGYPDTYEIGLPNQGLQILREIINEHPLGVAERTYAPWTDLEELMRLEGVPLFSVDSHRAAADFDIMAFNLSAELTYTNLVNLIDLAGVPIRSVDREPGHLLIGVGGHCTYNPEPIADFVDFVVLGDGEEVVGEITEVVAAWRVAGKPDRLGVLRDLAGIAGVYVPSLYEAIYDADGRLVETVPLDSAAPPVVEKRTLPDLAEWPYPRQQLVPLTEVVHDRLNVEVFRGCTRGCRFCQAGMITRPVRERPADQVRTMVADGLRRTGYDEVALTSLSTADFSGIEQVVSETVNDPEFGGQVSVSLPSLRVDAFTVGIAGQIGKARRTGLTFAPEAGTWRMRQVINKLVREEDLYAAVRSAYSQGWRRMKLYFLTGLPTETDEDTLGIASLARNVVAIGREYHKSPSVTISVGGFVPKAFTPFQWFGQNTQEELRRKINLLRDELRRDHAVKLKWHDPRASAAEGIVSRGDRRLGAVIEDVWRHGGTFQEWTEKFDLQFWLDALERQGLTLEQYVYRHREEHEALPWDHISAGLHRDFLWMEWRDALNEVGLEDCRWTPCYDCGACTGYGVEHVVASAVPPAGGSQGTGQDLTVGGEVPVTLLATRPARSDAAVAAGASG, from the coding sequence ATGACTGTGTGGAACCGGCTCGAGCCGTTGCTCGGGAAGGTCCAGAAGCCAGCCCGCTACATCGGTTGCGAAGACGGTGCCCAGACCCCTGAGCACCGTCCCGAGGCGGCGGCCTGGTTGCTGGGCTACCCCGACACCTACGAGATCGGTCTCCCCAACCAGGGTCTTCAGATCCTGCGGGAGATCATCAACGAACACCCGTTGGGGGTGGCCGAGCGCACCTACGCGCCGTGGACCGATCTCGAAGAGCTGATGCGGTTGGAGGGTGTCCCGTTGTTCTCGGTAGACAGCCACCGTGCCGCCGCCGACTTCGACATCATGGCCTTCAACCTGTCGGCCGAGCTCACGTACACCAACCTGGTGAACCTGATCGACCTGGCCGGGGTACCGATCCGCTCGGTCGACCGTGAACCTGGACACCTCCTCATCGGGGTCGGTGGACACTGCACATACAACCCCGAGCCCATCGCCGATTTCGTCGATTTCGTGGTGCTGGGCGACGGCGAAGAGGTGGTCGGCGAGATCACCGAGGTGGTGGCGGCCTGGAGGGTTGCCGGAAAGCCCGACCGCCTAGGTGTTCTGCGAGACCTGGCCGGAATCGCCGGTGTGTACGTGCCGTCGCTGTACGAGGCCATCTACGACGCTGATGGCCGTCTCGTCGAGACCGTTCCGCTCGATTCGGCGGCCCCGCCCGTCGTCGAGAAGCGGACGCTGCCCGACCTGGCTGAATGGCCCTATCCGCGCCAGCAACTGGTACCGCTGACCGAGGTGGTGCACGACCGCCTGAACGTCGAGGTGTTCCGGGGATGCACCCGGGGTTGTCGGTTCTGTCAGGCCGGCATGATCACCCGCCCCGTTCGGGAACGGCCCGCCGACCAGGTCCGGACCATGGTGGCCGACGGGCTCAGGCGGACCGGGTACGACGAGGTGGCCCTCACGTCGCTCTCTACGGCCGACTTCTCGGGGATCGAACAGGTGGTCAGCGAGACCGTCAACGATCCGGAGTTCGGCGGCCAGGTGTCGGTGTCGCTGCCGTCGTTGCGGGTAGATGCCTTCACGGTGGGCATCGCCGGGCAGATCGGCAAGGCCCGACGCACCGGCCTCACGTTCGCTCCCGAGGCGGGTACCTGGCGCATGCGCCAGGTCATCAACAAGCTGGTGCGAGAAGAGGACCTCTACGCCGCGGTGCGCTCGGCCTACTCCCAGGGCTGGCGGCGCATGAAGCTCTACTTCCTCACCGGGCTGCCCACCGAGACCGACGAGGACACGCTGGGCATCGCCAGCCTGGCCCGCAACGTGGTCGCCATCGGTCGGGAGTATCACAAGAGCCCATCGGTCACGATCAGCGTCGGTGGTTTCGTGCCGAAGGCGTTCACGCCGTTCCAATGGTTCGGGCAGAACACCCAAGAGGAGCTACGGCGCAAGATCAACCTGCTGCGTGACGAGCTTCGTCGCGACCATGCCGTCAAGCTCAAGTGGCACGACCCTCGGGCCTCGGCAGCCGAGGGCATCGTCAGCCGGGGCGATAGACGGCTGGGTGCGGTGATCGAGGACGTTTGGCGCCATGGCGGCACCTTCCAGGAATGGACCGAGAAGTTCGACCTCCAGTTTTGGCTGGACGCCCTCGAGCGCCAAGGCCTGACCCTGGAGCAGTACGTCTATCGCCATCGTGAAGAGCACGAGGCGTTGCCTTGGGATCACATCTCGGCGGGCCTGCACCGGGACTTCTTGTGGATGGAGTGGCGCGATGCCCTCAACGAGGTCGGCCTCGAAGACTGTCGCTGGACCCCTTGCTACGACTGCGGCGCCTGCACCGGTTACGGCGTGGAGCACGTGGTGGCCTCGGCGGTTCCCCCCGCTGGTGGATCCCAGGGCACCGGTCAGGATCTGACCGTCGGGGGCGAGGTCCCCGTAACCCTGCTGGCCACCCGGCCTGCCCGGTCCGATGCCGCGGTCGCTGCCGGTGCGAGCGGGTGA
- a CDS encoding DUF2344 domain-containing protein, with the protein MRIRIRFQKVGKIRWTSHRDLARVWERAIRRVGLPVAYSQGFSPRPRMHFGLALSTGHESLAEYLDVDIDTEAPNAPAESDLDGLVSPLTDALPVGIDVTAIGVISTSLESLQQAVVSCSWEVELRGASPSAAAEAIERALAADEISVTRERKGKSVTDDVRPYLLDLSVVGPTDAGTQIRAHLATQPRGLRIGELIAVLDPAWEEGRVRRTNQWMLLDGARHEPLEVRAEAASAPHAEARAS; encoded by the coding sequence ATGAGAATCAGGATCCGCTTCCAGAAGGTGGGCAAGATCCGCTGGACCAGTCACCGTGACCTGGCCCGAGTGTGGGAGCGCGCCATCCGCCGGGTCGGTCTGCCGGTGGCGTACTCCCAGGGGTTCTCGCCCCGACCGCGGATGCACTTCGGTTTGGCCCTGTCGACCGGTCACGAGTCGCTGGCCGAGTACCTGGACGTGGACATAGACACCGAAGCTCCCAACGCTCCAGCCGAGTCCGACCTGGACGGTCTCGTGTCACCACTGACCGACGCGCTGCCCGTTGGGATAGACGTCACCGCCATCGGGGTCATCTCGACCTCGTTGGAGTCGCTCCAACAGGCGGTGGTGAGCTGTTCTTGGGAGGTGGAGCTCCGCGGTGCCTCACCTTCGGCCGCGGCCGAGGCCATCGAACGTGCCTTGGCTGCAGACGAGATCTCGGTCACCCGTGAACGCAAGGGCAAGTCGGTGACCGACGACGTCCGCCCGTACCTTCTCGATCTTTCCGTCGTCGGTCCTACCGATGCCGGAACCCAGATTCGTGCCCACCTGGCCACCCAGCCACGCGGTCTGCGTATCGGCGAGCTCATCGCCGTGCTCGACCCCGCGTGGGAGGAAGGCCGGGTGCGGCGCACCAACCAGTGGATGCTGCTCGACGGCGCCCGGCATGAACCCCTCGAGGTTCGTGCCGAGGCCGCGTCGGCGCCGCACGCCGAGGCGCGTGCGTCATGA
- a CDS encoding Rne/Rng family ribonuclease — MSDTDSGPHPEQPVPGSSPTPPTETSPQASTPPSGPKPESATKAERDPGGAVASPRPNQAGESGATPPKVNAPTGSEEAAEPDRSGSQGPDARPSTDGGTGEGAAKRRRRGSRGGRNRNRPRPEGVDETGSEVGSGSDESTGATPARDRRESTGPASPSSSSTSPGGSQPRRSGSAIGPGSVEGRSDVDKAAVARESRAPVESTAPNAAVPPRKPQIGDTRPAPVGPVGGADGPATADASGEGPKRKRRRGGRGRGGAGTGTGGVADIEMTDEAPVGAAGSETPARRNNGGPSGGSPRSKDATAGGAAGSSGPGEPGRRRGGRGGAAGPPVTAVTDDAPINLDEKTLRKRRGRERKGRPVGRYLMAVHVQPAATQIAVLEGRSLIEHYVSRPTDGINQIHGNIYLGKVQNVLPGMEAAFIDIGTPKNAVLYRGDTRLDPDDFEGKAEDVRIEQILRARQTILCQVTKNPIGAKGARLTQEVSIPGRFVVLVPNSTTYGISKRLPDNERKRLRTVLDKVRPEGHGLIVRTAAEGISAEELERDVQRLATQWSQIEALAARSQAPALLYQEPDMAVRVIREEFNQDYRQVVIDDDKLFEEVRDYVRSFSPALVDRVERYDPAAHGDLPIFETHHVHEQLHKALDRKVWLPSGGSLIIERTEALTVIDVNTGKNVGKSSLEETVFRNNLEAAEEVAHQLRLRDIGGIIVIDFIDMEIKANRETVIQTFRKALARDKTRTQVFDISELGLVEMTRKRIGEGLMESLSGPCPTCEGRGMVFDRELIGE, encoded by the coding sequence ATGTCCGATACGGACTCAGGGCCCCATCCCGAACAGCCGGTTCCCGGCTCCAGCCCGACACCCCCAACTGAAACATCGCCCCAGGCTTCGACCCCACCGTCCGGCCCAAAACCAGAGTCGGCAACCAAGGCCGAACGCGACCCCGGCGGTGCGGTCGCCTCGCCGAGGCCGAACCAAGCCGGCGAGAGCGGTGCCACCCCGCCGAAGGTGAATGCCCCAACGGGTTCGGAGGAAGCCGCCGAACCCGACCGCTCGGGCTCGCAGGGTCCCGATGCCCGGCCCTCCACAGACGGGGGAACGGGTGAAGGCGCGGCCAAGAGACGGCGACGTGGTTCTCGCGGCGGACGCAACCGCAACCGACCCCGTCCCGAAGGCGTCGATGAGACCGGGTCCGAGGTCGGGTCCGGTTCCGACGAGTCGACGGGCGCAACACCAGCCCGCGACCGTCGGGAATCGACCGGTCCTGCATCGCCCTCGTCATCGTCGACCTCACCCGGGGGGAGCCAGCCCAGGCGTTCTGGGTCCGCTATCGGGCCCGGTTCGGTCGAGGGTCGTAGCGATGTCGACAAGGCCGCGGTCGCGAGGGAGAGTCGGGCGCCGGTCGAGTCCACCGCGCCCAACGCCGCGGTACCACCTCGGAAGCCTCAGATCGGCGACACCAGGCCGGCTCCGGTCGGTCCTGTGGGTGGGGCGGACGGACCTGCCACCGCTGACGCCAGCGGGGAGGGGCCCAAACGCAAGCGGCGTCGGGGTGGACGTGGCCGTGGTGGTGCCGGTACCGGTACCGGAGGCGTTGCCGATATCGAGATGACCGACGAAGCTCCCGTTGGCGCCGCCGGTTCCGAGACGCCCGCTCGCCGAAACAACGGCGGGCCCAGCGGTGGTTCCCCACGGTCCAAGGATGCGACCGCGGGAGGCGCGGCGGGGTCCAGCGGCCCGGGCGAGCCAGGCCGGCGCCGTGGCGGCCGCGGGGGAGCGGCGGGCCCACCGGTCACGGCGGTGACCGACGACGCCCCCATCAACCTCGACGAGAAGACCCTGCGCAAACGCCGGGGGCGCGAGCGCAAGGGACGGCCGGTCGGGCGATACCTGATGGCGGTTCATGTCCAGCCCGCCGCCACCCAGATCGCCGTGCTCGAGGGGCGTTCGCTGATCGAGCACTACGTGTCTCGCCCGACCGACGGCATCAACCAGATCCACGGAAACATCTACCTGGGCAAGGTCCAGAACGTGTTGCCGGGCATGGAGGCGGCCTTCATAGACATCGGCACCCCCAAGAACGCAGTGCTGTACCGGGGTGACACCCGTCTGGATCCCGACGATTTCGAGGGCAAGGCCGAAGACGTCCGGATCGAACAGATCCTGCGGGCCCGTCAAACGATCCTGTGCCAGGTCACCAAGAACCCGATCGGAGCCAAAGGCGCCCGCCTCACCCAGGAGGTGTCGATTCCGGGACGGTTCGTGGTGCTGGTGCCCAACAGCACCACCTACGGGATCTCCAAGCGCCTCCCAGACAACGAGCGCAAGCGGCTGCGCACGGTCCTGGACAAGGTGCGCCCTGAGGGACACGGCCTGATCGTGCGCACCGCGGCCGAAGGCATCTCCGCCGAGGAACTAGAACGAGACGTCCAACGCCTGGCCACCCAGTGGTCCCAGATCGAAGCCCTGGCCGCCCGTTCTCAGGCACCGGCCCTGCTCTACCAGGAGCCCGACATGGCGGTACGGGTCATCCGTGAGGAGTTCAACCAGGACTACCGCCAGGTGGTCATCGACGACGACAAGCTGTTCGAGGAGGTGCGCGACTACGTGCGCAGCTTCTCCCCGGCGCTGGTGGACCGGGTCGAGCGCTACGACCCCGCCGCCCACGGCGACCTGCCCATCTTCGAGACCCACCACGTCCACGAGCAGCTCCACAAGGCTTTGGATCGCAAGGTGTGGCTGCCCTCGGGCGGTTCGCTGATCATCGAACGCACCGAAGCGCTCACGGTGATCGACGTCAACACCGGCAAGAACGTGGGCAAGTCCAGCCTCGAAGAGACGGTGTTCCGCAACAACCTGGAGGCCGCCGAGGAGGTGGCCCACCAGCTCCGCCTGCGAGACATCGGCGGAATCATCGTGATCGACTTCATCGACATGGAGATCAAAGCCAACCGCGAGACCGTGATCCAGACGTTCCGCAAGGCGCTGGCCCGGGACAAGACCCGCACCCAGGTCTTCGACATCTCCGAACTGGGTCTGGTGGAGATGACCCGCAAGCGCATCGGCGAGGGTCTCATGGAGTCGCTGTCGGGCCCGTGCCCCACCTGCGAAGGCAGAGGCATGGTCTTC